Proteins from one Acetobacteroides hydrogenigenes genomic window:
- the pflA gene encoding pyruvate formate-lyase-activating protein, whose amino-acid sequence MLNVHSYESMGTFDGPGLRLVVFLQGCNFNCLYCANPDTITLKGGTPTEIEEIVRMAVSQKSFFGKKGGVTISGGEPTLQAKALIPLFKKLKEENINICIDSNGSVFNNDVAELLKYVDLVLLDVKHFNDEWHRKITNHENNRTLKMAQYLRDNGIKMWLRYVLVPGYSDQEEHIKALGEHFKDFTNVERLEILPYHTLGKHKYEHLNMKYQLDGVPENTPEQLKRAKSILEPYFKLVVVN is encoded by the coding sequence TGCTAAACGTACATTCCTACGAATCAATGGGCACTTTTGATGGTCCAGGTTTAAGGTTAGTTGTTTTTCTCCAAGGATGCAACTTTAATTGCCTATACTGCGCCAACCCAGATACCATAACCCTTAAAGGAGGAACACCTACCGAAATTGAGGAGATTGTTCGAATGGCCGTTAGCCAAAAATCATTTTTTGGCAAAAAAGGTGGCGTTACCATTTCTGGAGGTGAACCTACGCTTCAGGCTAAGGCTCTTATACCGCTGTTTAAAAAGTTAAAAGAAGAAAACATCAACATATGTATAGATAGCAATGGAAGTGTTTTCAACAATGACGTTGCCGAACTACTTAAATATGTAGATCTTGTCCTACTCGATGTCAAGCACTTTAACGACGAATGGCACCGCAAAATAACCAACCACGAAAACAATAGAACGCTCAAAATGGCCCAATATCTCCGGGATAATGGGATTAAAATGTGGTTGCGCTACGTGTTAGTACCCGGATATAGCGATCAGGAAGAGCACATAAAAGCACTAGGCGAGCATTTTAAGGATTTTACCAACGTAGAACGCCTTGAGATTCTTCCATACCACACCCTAGGAAAGCACAAGTACGAGCACTTGAACATGAAGTACCAGCTCGACGGTGTTCCTGAAAACACACCTGAACAACTTAAACGAGCCAAAAGTATTCTTGAGCCTTACTTCAAATTAGTAGTGGTAAACTAG
- a CDS encoding rhodanese-like domain-containing protein produces the protein MGFFSNLFGLGPKVDFKAVVERGATIVDVRTPQEFATGNINGSINIPVGSLPHKLKMLNKNKPIIVYCASGSRSTSAKSFLDQQGFEEVYNAGSFHGFYRHLNG, from the coding sequence ATGGGGTTTTTTAGTAACCTTTTTGGTTTAGGTCCGAAGGTGGATTTTAAGGCAGTTGTTGAGCGTGGAGCTACTATTGTAGATGTTCGTACTCCTCAAGAGTTTGCAACTGGTAATATAAATGGATCGATTAACATTCCAGTTGGCTCTTTACCTCATAAGTTGAAAATGCTAAATAAGAACAAGCCTATCATAGTGTATTGTGCTTCTGGATCTAGAAGCACTTCTGCCAAATCATTTCTAGATCAGCAGGGTTTTGAAGAGGTGTATAATGCAGGCAGCTTTCATGGGTTTTACAGGCACTTAAACGGATAG
- a CDS encoding formate/nitrite transporter family protein: MNFNSPKQIVEVVGLSAQARTKNSTSTTLVLAFLGGAYIALGGLLAIVIGGGVPGISAENPGISKFLMGATFPVGLMLVAIAGGELFTGNTAYFIPPVASGRLKLAQMLRNWGLVYLGNFFGALFVAYFVGYLTGALTAEPWKEFTINIANVKTTAPFYKVFFKGMACNWFVAIAMWLAYASNHISGKILGIWFPIMAFVAMGFEHCIANMFFIPSAMLLGAPITWGDFIVNNLIPATLGNIVGGSILVGLLYWYAYGEKKI, from the coding sequence ATGAATTTTAATTCACCAAAGCAAATAGTAGAGGTTGTTGGCCTATCGGCGCAAGCCCGCACCAAGAACTCTACATCAACCACCCTTGTCCTCGCCTTCTTAGGAGGTGCATACATCGCATTAGGAGGATTACTTGCAATTGTTATAGGGGGCGGCGTACCCGGTATTTCGGCTGAAAACCCAGGGATCAGCAAATTTTTGATGGGTGCTACGTTTCCAGTTGGTCTTATGCTGGTTGCAATTGCAGGTGGAGAACTTTTTACCGGTAACACAGCCTACTTCATTCCTCCTGTAGCATCTGGAAGGCTAAAATTAGCCCAAATGCTACGCAACTGGGGACTAGTTTACCTCGGAAATTTTTTTGGTGCCCTCTTTGTGGCCTACTTCGTAGGGTACCTTACAGGAGCACTTACCGCAGAGCCTTGGAAAGAGTTCACCATCAATATTGCCAACGTAAAAACAACGGCGCCATTCTACAAAGTTTTCTTTAAGGGAATGGCCTGCAACTGGTTTGTAGCAATTGCCATGTGGTTGGCCTACGCATCAAATCATATTTCTGGAAAAATATTAGGTATTTGGTTTCCGATAATGGCCTTCGTTGCAATGGGATTCGAGCACTGCATTGCCAACATGTTCTTTATTCCATCGGCGATGCTACTAGGTGCTCCAATTACTTGGGGTGACTTTATCGTAAACAACCTTATACCTGCCACATTGGGTAACATTGTCGGAGGAAGTATCCTTGTTGGACTACTTTACTGGTACGCCTACGGTGAAAAGAAAATATAG